One part of the Solea solea chromosome 16, fSolSol10.1, whole genome shotgun sequence genome encodes these proteins:
- the LOC131475701 gene encoding uncharacterized protein LOC131475701, whose amino-acid sequence MDLVELADMGRGCEDKNCGLSSDFPEHCSNQDCQWEEPMFGLIELVCVTVIYIPLMLFGLLGNILTILVVWLRPHMRSSTYLYLSSMAVSDLLILLLLPLDLYKLWRPRPWLLGDIACKLTMFLSECCTFCTILHITFLSLERYVAVCWPIAAKTLVTRRRTRALIGCLWLGAAVSAAPVLIMVGVEEVGGEEVGFGGSREDAGWTGREGEKGAFVIGGGERGNGHLRLMGGGPEGIQWEEKETIGLGEREKLFKEEGERKLEILETDERKQGDGGEREDGNQVDKRGGEEEGGKMEDDRMQQNKMKEDEGGGKEEEEDVVAGGEWDMRECRCTHYAVSSGLLSAMMILSNLYFLVPLCILGLVYSLIGRTLWLRPQSSRKDQSHRHTVKMLGVIVLAFVLCWLPFHVGRTIFSLSLGTGTERQETYMDTNSQSDLNTLPDSPASSDTHPQSLSQTGQMTTHAHAEKGHVSCDRTRVKVDAHTDVEVDTKAHTDTEAYPDNMSAREHLHSLVISHTRVHHKNAASAHPSDPDMETHTHANCQLHNGTNTTTHDTQKGCVNSQNDTDPYNNTHDDTQLYFLYYLSQYFNLVSSVLYYLSAAVNPLLYNLMSARYRHAVHSLVHTHCHTQSHRIRKTLHAQSSTTAL is encoded by the exons ATGGATCTTGTGGAGTTGGCAGACATGGGCCGTGGCTGTGAAGATAAAAACTGTGGCCTCTCATCAGACTTCCCAGAACACTGCTCCAACCAGGACTGCCAGTGGGAGGAACCTATGTTTGGATTGATTGAGCTAG tgtgtgtgactgtgatttATATTCCACTGATGCTCTTTGGCCTCCTTGGAAATATACTCACAATTCTGGTGGTTTGGCTGCGTCCACACATGAGAAGCTCCACCTACCTGTACCTGAGCAGCATGGCGGTCAGTGATCTGTTAAtactcctgctgctgcctctggatCTATATAAG CTCTGGAGGCCCAGACCCTGGCTGTTGGGAGACATTGCCTGTAAACTGACCATGTTCCTCTCTGAGTGCTGCACCTTCTGTACCATTCTCCACATCACCTTCCTCTCCCTTGAAAGGTACGTGGCCGTCTGCTGGCCAATCGCAGCCAAGACTTTGGTGACGCGGCGCCGAACCAGGGCTCTCATTGGCTGCCTCTGGCTGGGTGCGGCTGTTAGTGCAGCACCAGTGTTGATCATGGTTGGAGTGGAGGAAGTTGGGGGAGAGGAAGTAGGGTTTGGAGGATCGAGGGAGGATGCAGGGTGGACAGGCAGGGAAGGAGAAAAGGGTGCATTTGTAATAGGTGGAGGGGAAAGAGGAAATGGACACTTGAGATTGATGGGTGGAGGACCGGAGGGTATACAGtgggaagagaaagagacaataggattgggtgagagagagaagttgTTCAAAGAAGAAGGGGAGAGAAAGCTGGAAATTCTAGAAACAGAtgagaggaaacaaggagatggaggagaaaggGAAGATGGGAACCAGGTAGATaaaagaggaggtgaagaagaagggGGGAAGATGGAAGATGACAGAATgcagcaaaataaaatgaaagaagacgagggaggaggaaaggaggaggaggaggatgttgtTGCGGGAGGAGAGTGGGACATGAGAGAGTGTCGCTGCACGCACTATGCCGTCTCATCTGGCCTGTTGTCAGCCATGATGATTCTCTCCAACCTGTACTTCCTGGTACCGCTCTGCATCCTGGGACTGGTCTACAGCCTCATCGGACGAACACTGTGGCTCCGCCCACAAAGCAGCCGCAAAGACCAGAGTCACCGGCACACTGTTAAAATGCTTg GAGTGATTGTCTTGGCGTTTGTCCTGTGCTGGCTGCCCTTCCATGTTGGTCGGACCatattctctctttctctgggcACTGGCACCGAAAGACAGGAAacttacatggacacaaactcACAATCAGACTTGAACACACTTCCTGATAGTCCTGCAAGCTCAGACACACACCCGCAGAGTCTCTCCCAGACTGGACAAATGACCACACACGCTCACGCAGAGAAAGGTCACGTATCGTGTGACAGGACCAGAGTCAAAGTCGACGCACACACCGACGTAGAAGTGGACACCAAAGCGCACACTGACACAGAAGCATATCCTGACAACATGAGCGCACGCGAACACTTACATTCACTTGTTATATCACACACCAGAGTGCACCACAAAAACGCAGCGAGTGCACATCCCTCAGACCCtgacatggaaacacacacacatgcaaactgtCAACTGCACAACGGCACAAACACTAcgacacatgacacacaaaaaGGGTGCGTCAACTCACAGAACGACACCGACccatacaataacacacacgACGACAcacaattgtattttttatactATCTGTCTCAGTATTTCAATCTGGTGTCCTCAGTCCTCTACTACCTCAGCGCCGCCGTCAACCCTCTACTCTACAACCTGATGTCCGCCAGATATAGACACGCTGTGCACAGcctcgtacacacacactgtcacacgcAGTCCCACCGAATACGCAAAACACTCCACGCACAAAGCTCGACGACCGCTTTGTGA
- the eci1 gene encoding enoyl-CoA delta isomerase 1, mitochondrial: MSLRAALRNKHAVTGLFSQLSSCSSHVRVRGSPVLVTQQRKSSTTPRIKVEFNQSTGVAIMHMQSPPVNSLSLDFLTEFCIGVEKLEMDKSCRGLIITSSQPKVFSAGLDIMEMYGKSPERCGEFWRAVQEMWLKLYGSNMAIIAAVNGSSPAGGCLIAMTADYRIMADNPRFSIGLNETQLGIVAPFWFKDTMVNTVGHRCSEMALQIGLLYNPSEALRIGLVDQLVPEDQVLSTATQTMTKWLAIPDHARQLTKTMMRKPTIDKLTSSRETDIRHFVSFITKDSIQKSLAMYLEMLKKRKG; this comes from the exons ATGTCCCTGAGAGCTGCGCTGAGAAACAAACACGCGGTGACAG gtctaTTCTCTCAGTTGTCCTCCTGCAGCAGTCATGTCAGAGTGCGTGGCTCtcctgtcctcgtcactcaGCAGAGGAAAAGCTCCACCACACCCAGGATCAAAGTGGAGTTTAACCAAAGCACTG GTGTGGCGATAATGCACATGCAGAGTCCTCCTGTCAACAGCCTGAGTTTAGATTTCCTCACTGAATTCTGTATCGGCGTGGAGAAGCTGGAGATGGACAAGAGTTGCCGAGGCCTCATCATCACCTCG AGCCAGCCTAAGGTGTTCTCCGCTGGGCTGGACATCATGGAGATGTATGGGAAAAGTCCAGAGCGCTGTGGAGAGTTCTGGAGAGCTGTTCAGGAGATGTGGCTGAAACTCTATGGCTCCAACATGGCCATTATAGCTGCAGTCAAT GGTTCCAGCCCAGCAGGAGGCTGTCTCATCGCCATGACAGCTGACTACAGAATTATGGCAGACAACCCTCGTTTCAGCATTGGCCTTAATGAGACTCAGCTCGGCATTGTAGCTCCTTTTTG GTTTAAGGACACTATGGTAAATACAGTGGGCCATCGGTGCTCAGAGATGGCACTGCAGATTGGACTACTTTACAACCCTTCAGAGGCCCTCAGGATAGGACTGGTGGACCAGCTGGTACCTGAAGACCAAGTTCTCTCCACAGCCACACAGACTATGACCAAGTGGTTAGCCATTCCAG ACCACGCCAGACAACTCACCAAGACCATGATGAGGAAACCGACTATCGACAAGCTGACGTCCAGCAGAGAGACTGACATCCGTCACTTTGTCAGCTTCATCACCAAAGACTCCATTCAGAAGTCGCTGGCCATGTATCTGGAGATgctgaagaagagaaaaggcTAG
- the dnase1 gene encoding deoxyribonuclease-1: MRLLCSLGLFVTLLHVSTSLLLGAFNIKSYGDKKASNSTLMNLISTIVHRYDIILIQEVRDNDLSATKKLMEHVNKGSPRVRYSHIVSEPLGRSSYKERYLFLYREDTVSVTNSYTYDDGCEPCGTDTFIREPFVVMFSSNHTAVRNFALIPQHTSPDFALEETDALYDVVDDVRSRWNTNDIILLGDFNTGCNYVSGSDWQKIRLFTDKSFHWLITNEADTTVSHTNCPYDRIVATSDMMRGVEPSSADIYDYMMDLNLSYNLALAVSDHFPVEVRLL; the protein is encoded by the exons ATGCGTTTACTGTGCAGTTTGGGTCTCTTTGTGACGCTGCTGCATGTGTCCACCTCTCTGCTGCTGGGAGCCTTCAACATCAAGTCATATGGAGACAAGAAAGCGTCCAACAGCACTCTCATGAACCTCATCAGCACG ATTGTCCATCGCTATGACATCATCTTGATCCAGGAGGTCAGAGACAACGATCTGTCAGCGACCAAAAAACTCATGGAGCATGTCAACAA AGGTTCTCCTCGGGTCAGGTACAGCCACATCGTGAGTGAGCCTCTGGGCCGCAGCTCCTATAAAGAGCGTTATCTGTTCCTCTACAG AGAGGACACAGTGTCTGTGACTAACAGCTACACCTATGACGACGGCTGTGAACCCTGTGGCACGGACACCTTCATCAGAGAGCCTTTTGTCGTCATGTTCTCCTCCAATCACACTG CTGTGAGGAACTTTGCCCTGATCCCTCAGCACACCTCCCCAGACTTTGCACTGGAGGAAACGGATGCTCTCTATGACGTGGTGGACGACGTCCGCTCTCGCTGGAACACAAAT GACATCATTCTGCTGGGTGACTTCAACACAGGGTGCAATTATGTATCAGGCTCCGACTGGCAGAAGATTCGTCTTTTCACTGACAAGAGTTTCCACTGGCTGATCACCAATGAGGCTGAcaccacagtgtcacacacCAACTGTCCTTATGACAg GATTGTGGCCACCAGTGACATGATGAGGGGAGTAGAACCAAGCAGTGCTGACATATACGACTACATGATGGACCTGAATCTCAGCTACAATctg GCACTGGCTGTCAGTGACCATTTCCCCGTGGAGGTGAGGCTGCTTTGA